In Comamonas sp. lk, the following proteins share a genomic window:
- a CDS encoding HutD family protein translates to MQRFDLNQIPHSPWKNGGGSTREIVCFPPGAGMDSFAWRVSVATIAQAGPFSAFAGIDRQIMLLDGDGVQLVAHQAGIHHALQRRWQPFAFSGDVALDCTLLGGTSTDFNVMTRRGQWSAAVQVMSAEHGSLTPDSPAGLCMVLDGRWKAAAETLLEPCQGLWWSPSQPLPETLTLTPQQTGAHLVWVSLTPSL, encoded by the coding sequence ATGCAACGTTTTGATCTGAACCAGATTCCCCACAGCCCCTGGAAGAACGGGGGCGGCAGCACGCGCGAGATCGTGTGTTTTCCACCGGGGGCGGGCATGGACAGTTTTGCCTGGCGCGTCAGCGTGGCGACGATTGCCCAGGCGGGGCCGTTTTCGGCGTTTGCCGGCATTGACCGGCAGATCATGCTGCTGGACGGCGACGGCGTACAACTGGTCGCTCACCAGGCCGGCATCCATCACGCGCTGCAGCGACGCTGGCAGCCGTTTGCGTTTTCTGGCGATGTGGCGCTGGACTGCACGCTGCTGGGCGGCACCTCCACCGACTTCAATGTGATGACCCGGCGCGGACAATGGAGTGCTGCGGTGCAAGTCATGTCGGCCGAGCACGGCAGCCTGACCCCCGACAGCCCGGCAGGCCTGTGCATGGTGCTGGACGGCCGCTGGAAAGCCGCCGCCGAGACGCTGCTGGAGCCCTGCCAGGGCCTGTGGTGGTCGCCATCCCAGCCCCTGCCCGAGACGCTCACTTTGACGCCACAGCAAACAGGCGCTCATCTGGTATGGGTCAGCCTGACACCATCGCTATAA
- the hutG gene encoding N-formylglutamate deformylase has translation MSPSTPPFVFHQGTAPLLISMPHTGTHVPADIAAKLTPESREVHDTDWHMPTLYEFAKQLGASILVATHSRYVIDLNRDPSGASLYPGQSVTSLCPVDSFDDTPLYVSKDAEPDDAEIARRRELYWQPYHGQLRAELDRMHDEHGVAMLWDAHSIRSVLPRFFEGKLPDMNLGTGKGSSCNLQLAEELLAIAQQSTAHTSVLNGRFTGGYITRNYGQPDKGYHAVQMEMTQSSYMQEQMPFDYLPQVAAQIQPTLQRMLQAVLAFAQTQSASQAA, from the coding sequence ATGAGCCCATCCACCCCTCCCTTTGTTTTTCACCAGGGCACGGCCCCTCTGCTGATTTCCATGCCCCACACCGGCACCCATGTGCCGGCCGACATTGCCGCCAAGCTCACGCCTGAAAGCCGCGAGGTGCATGACACGGACTGGCATATGCCCACGCTGTATGAGTTTGCCAAGCAGCTGGGAGCCTCCATCCTGGTGGCCACGCATTCGCGCTATGTGATCGACCTGAATCGCGACCCCAGCGGCGCCAGCCTCTATCCCGGCCAAAGCGTGACCAGCCTGTGCCCCGTGGACAGCTTTGACGACACGCCGCTGTACGTCAGCAAGGACGCCGAGCCCGACGACGCCGAGATTGCCCGCCGCCGCGAACTCTACTGGCAGCCTTACCACGGCCAATTGCGCGCCGAGCTGGACCGCATGCATGACGAGCATGGCGTGGCCATGCTCTGGGATGCGCACAGCATCCGCTCCGTGCTGCCGCGCTTTTTCGAAGGCAAGCTGCCCGACATGAACCTGGGCACGGGCAAGGGCAGCAGTTGCAATCTGCAACTGGCCGAAGAGCTGCTGGCGATTGCCCAGCAATCCACTGCGCACACCAGCGTGCTCAACGGCCGCTTTACCGGCGGCTACATCACGCGCAACTACGGCCAGCCCGACAAGGGCTACCACGCCGTGCAGATGGAAATGACCCAGTCCAGCTATATGCAGGAGCAGATGCCGTTTGACTACCTGCCCCAGGTGGCGGCGCAGATTCAGCCCACGCTGCAGCGCATGCTGCAAGCCGTGCTGGCATTTGCCCAAACCCAGTCGGCATCCCAGGCAGCCTGA
- the hutU gene encoding urocanate hydratase yields MNANDAILSASKQDPRYDASREIRAPRGSELHCKNWLAEAAYRMLQNNLDPDVAENPKALVVYGGIGRAARNWECYDEILAQLKKLEADESLLIQSGKPVGVFKTHPDAPRVLLANSNLVPKWANWEKFNELDQKGLFMYGQMTAGSWIYIGAQGIVQGTFETFVEAGRQHYNNDLTGKWILTAGLGGMGGAQPLAGVLAGACVLAIECKQSSIDFRLRTRYVDKQAKDIDDALALIKHHTEKGEAVSIALLGNAAEILPELVKRAKAGGPKPDIVTDQTSAHDLVNGYLPVGWTVEQWNAAAADPGQHPTLTKAAAKGCAVHVQAMLDFQAMGIPTVDYGNNIRQVALDEGVKNAFDFPGFVPAYIRPLFCEGKGPFRWVALSGDPEDIYKTDAKIKELFPDNKHTHRWLDMARERIAFQGLPSRICWLGLGERHKAALAFNEMVKNGELKAPVVIGRDHLDCGSVASPNRETEAMKDGTDAVSDWPLLNALLNTAGGATWVSLHHGGGVGMGYSQHAGVVIVADGTDEAAARLNRVLWNDPATGVMRHADAGYEIAVEASKRHGLNLPMVK; encoded by the coding sequence ATGAACGCCAACGACGCCATCCTCAGCGCCTCCAAGCAAGATCCACGCTACGACGCCAGCCGCGAAATCCGCGCGCCTCGCGGCAGCGAGCTGCACTGCAAGAACTGGCTGGCCGAAGCCGCCTACCGCATGCTGCAGAACAATCTGGACCCCGATGTGGCCGAGAACCCCAAGGCTCTGGTGGTGTACGGCGGCATCGGCCGCGCGGCCCGCAACTGGGAGTGCTATGACGAAATTCTGGCCCAACTCAAGAAGCTGGAAGCCGACGAATCGTTGTTGATCCAGTCCGGCAAGCCCGTGGGCGTGTTCAAGACCCATCCCGATGCACCGCGCGTGCTGCTGGCCAACTCCAATCTGGTGCCCAAGTGGGCCAACTGGGAAAAGTTCAACGAGCTGGACCAGAAGGGTCTGTTCATGTACGGCCAGATGACGGCCGGCAGCTGGATTTACATCGGCGCACAAGGCATTGTGCAAGGCACGTTCGAGACCTTTGTCGAAGCCGGCCGCCAGCATTACAACAACGACCTGACCGGCAAGTGGATTCTGACGGCCGGCCTGGGCGGCATGGGCGGCGCACAGCCTCTGGCAGGCGTGCTGGCCGGTGCCTGCGTGCTGGCCATCGAATGCAAGCAGTCCAGCATCGACTTCCGTCTGCGCACCCGCTATGTGGACAAGCAGGCCAAGGACATCGACGACGCTCTGGCCCTGATCAAGCACCACACCGAAAAGGGTGAAGCCGTGTCCATCGCCCTGCTGGGCAATGCGGCCGAAATCCTGCCCGAGCTGGTCAAGCGCGCCAAGGCCGGCGGCCCTAAGCCCGATATCGTGACCGACCAGACCTCGGCTCACGACCTGGTCAACGGCTACCTGCCCGTGGGCTGGACCGTGGAGCAATGGAACGCCGCTGCCGCCGACCCCGGCCAGCACCCCACCCTGACCAAGGCTGCGGCCAAGGGCTGCGCCGTACACGTGCAAGCCATGCTGGACTTCCAGGCCATGGGCATTCCCACGGTGGACTACGGCAACAACATCCGCCAGGTGGCGCTGGACGAAGGCGTGAAGAACGCTTTCGACTTCCCCGGCTTTGTGCCCGCCTACATCCGTCCGCTGTTCTGCGAAGGCAAGGGCCCGTTCCGCTGGGTCGCTCTGTCCGGCGATCCCGAGGACATCTACAAGACCGACGCCAAGATCAAGGAACTGTTCCCCGACAACAAGCACACCCACCGCTGGCTGGACATGGCGCGCGAGCGCATCGCCTTCCAGGGCCTGCCATCGCGCATCTGCTGGCTGGGCCTGGGCGAGCGCCACAAAGCGGCTCTGGCCTTCAATGAAATGGTCAAGAACGGCGAACTCAAGGCCCCCGTCGTGATCGGCCGCGATCACCTGGACTGCGGCTCCGTTGCCAGCCCCAACCGCGAAACCGAAGCCATGAAGGACGGCACCGATGCCGTGTCCGACTGGCCGCTGCTCAACGCCCTGCTGAACACCGCCGGCGGCGCCACCTGGGTCAGCCTGCACCACGGCGGTGGCGTGGGCATGGGCTACTCGCAACACGCCGGCGTGGTCATCGTGGCCGACGGTACCGATGAAGCCGCAGCCCGCCTGAACCGCGTGCTGTGGAACGACCCCGCCACCGGCGTGATGCGCCATGCCGATGCCGGCTACGAGATCGCCGTGGAAGCCTCCAAGCGCCATGGCCTGAATCTGCCGATGGTGAAGTGA
- a CDS encoding formimidoylglutamate deiminase: MTASSSISRTLFAADALLPTGWARNVLLSWNQSGQLIEVLTGVDPQSGEAGEAEDAAKASGPVIPGMPNLHSHAFQRAFGGLTEFRGQAQDSFWSWRNLMYGFANRMSPEALEAIATWLYLEMLEAGYTSVCEFHYVHHDLGGQPYADDATLSRALLRAAQKTGIGMTLLPVLYQTSGFGGKPPREDQARFIRSTDNMLALLQQLAPICKAQEANLGLAPHSLRAVPPDSLQAAVAGLHAMLPKAPVHIHIAEQTQEVDDCLVWSGQRPVQWLMEHAAVDQRWCLIHATHMTPEEYASAARSGAVAGICPTTEANLGDGIFDMPLWLQNGGRWGVGSDSHATVNAAEELLMLEYSQRLALRQRNVLGGAGQPQVATAMTLQAVAGGAQASGRAIAGLAVGQQADFVVLDGEHVALAGLPADSAHAGHVFASHRTSAVAEVWVGGKQRVQAGRHPQHEIAQQAFVRARSQLLRSA; encoded by the coding sequence ATGACTGCTTCTTCCTCCATTTCACGCACCTTGTTTGCTGCAGATGCCTTGCTGCCCACGGGATGGGCGCGCAATGTACTGCTGAGCTGGAACCAGAGCGGTCAGCTGATCGAAGTGCTGACCGGTGTGGACCCACAAAGCGGCGAAGCCGGCGAGGCGGAGGACGCCGCCAAGGCCAGCGGCCCGGTGATTCCCGGCATGCCCAATCTGCACTCGCATGCGTTTCAGCGCGCGTTCGGCGGCTTGACGGAATTTCGCGGCCAGGCGCAGGACAGCTTCTGGAGCTGGCGCAACCTGATGTACGGCTTTGCCAACCGCATGTCGCCCGAGGCACTGGAGGCGATTGCCACCTGGCTTTACCTGGAGATGCTGGAAGCCGGCTACACCTCGGTTTGCGAGTTCCACTACGTGCACCACGACCTGGGCGGCCAGCCTTATGCCGACGACGCCACGCTGTCGCGGGCCCTGCTGCGCGCGGCGCAAAAGACCGGAATTGGCATGACGCTGCTGCCCGTGCTCTACCAGACCAGCGGTTTTGGCGGCAAGCCGCCGCGTGAGGATCAGGCCCGCTTTATTCGCAGCACCGACAACATGCTAGCGCTTTTGCAGCAGCTGGCGCCTATCTGCAAAGCACAAGAAGCCAATCTGGGCCTGGCTCCGCATTCGCTGCGGGCCGTACCGCCGGACAGCCTGCAAGCCGCTGTTGCCGGTCTGCACGCCATGCTACCCAAGGCTCCGGTGCATATCCACATTGCCGAGCAGACCCAGGAAGTGGACGACTGCCTGGTCTGGAGCGGCCAGCGCCCCGTGCAGTGGCTGATGGAGCATGCCGCCGTCGATCAACGCTGGTGCCTGATTCATGCCACGCATATGACGCCCGAGGAATACGCCAGCGCCGCCAGAAGCGGGGCCGTGGCCGGCATCTGCCCGACCACCGAGGCCAATCTGGGCGACGGCATTTTTGACATGCCTTTGTGGCTGCAAAATGGGGGCCGCTGGGGCGTGGGCTCCGACAGCCATGCCACGGTGAATGCGGCCGAGGAGCTGCTGATGCTGGAATACAGCCAGCGTCTGGCTCTGCGCCAGCGCAATGTGCTGGGCGGTGCGGGCCAACCCCAGGTGGCCACCGCCATGACTTTGCAGGCCGTGGCTGGCGGTGCCCAGGCTTCGGGGCGTGCCATTGCCGGTCTGGCCGTGGGCCAGCAAGCCGATTTTGTGGTGCTGGATGGCGAACATGTGGCCCTGGCCGGCCTGCCTGCCGACAGTGCCCATGCCGGCCATGTGTTTGCCAGCCACCGAACCTCGGCCGTGGCCGAGGTCTGGGTGGGCGGCAAGCAGCGCGTGCAGGCCGGCCGTCACCCGCAGCACGAAATCGCACAACAGGCTTTTGTTCGGGCCCGTAGCCAGTTGCTGCGTAGTGCCTGA
- the hutI gene encoding imidazolonepropionase, translated as MTPTFPEPAAPSSADGRWHNLRLAPGLFKTDAADAAIADGALASIVVQQGQVVWVGAQEALPAQYQGLPAHDGGGQLVTPGLIDCHTHLVYGGERANEFAMRLAGASYEEVAKAGGGIVSSVKATREASEDELLALALPRLQQLLDEGVTAIEIKSGYGLALEHERKQLRVARRLGQLCGVTVRTTFLGAHALPPEYAGRSQEYTDLVSKVMLPALAAEGLVDAVDVFCERIAFSLAETEQVFQAAKALGLPVKLHAEQLSNMEGAALAAQYGALSCDHIEHLSEHGIAEMKAAGTVAVLLPGAFYTLRDTKVPPIDALRAAKVPMAVSTDHNPGTSPCLSLLLMANMACTLFRLTVPEALAGITTHAAQALGLQHEQGLIAAQRPANFVLWPVQHAAELAYWFGSKPRCTIVRQGKVFAPAKA; from the coding sequence ATGACGCCCACCTTCCCCGAACCTGCAGCCCCCTCCTCGGCCGATGGACGCTGGCACAACCTGCGTCTGGCACCGGGCCTGTTCAAGACCGATGCTGCCGATGCCGCCATTGCCGACGGCGCGCTGGCCAGCATCGTGGTGCAGCAGGGCCAAGTGGTCTGGGTGGGCGCGCAAGAGGCTCTGCCCGCGCAATACCAGGGCTTGCCTGCGCATGACGGAGGCGGCCAGTTGGTCACGCCGGGCCTGATCGACTGCCATACCCATCTGGTCTATGGCGGCGAGCGCGCCAACGAATTTGCCATGCGCCTGGCCGGCGCCAGCTATGAAGAGGTGGCCAAGGCCGGCGGTGGCATTGTCTCCAGCGTCAAGGCCACACGCGAGGCCAGCGAGGACGAGCTGCTGGCGCTGGCCCTGCCGCGCCTGCAGCAGTTGCTGGATGAAGGCGTGACGGCCATCGAGATCAAGTCGGGCTACGGCCTGGCACTGGAGCATGAACGCAAGCAGCTGCGCGTGGCGCGCCGCCTGGGCCAGCTGTGCGGCGTGACGGTGCGTACCACGTTTCTGGGTGCCCACGCCTTGCCGCCCGAGTATGCGGGCCGCAGCCAGGAATACACCGATCTGGTCAGCAAGGTGATGCTGCCCGCGCTAGCCGCCGAAGGGCTGGTCGACGCAGTGGACGTGTTCTGCGAGCGCATTGCTTTTTCGCTGGCCGAGACCGAACAGGTCTTCCAGGCCGCCAAGGCCCTGGGCCTGCCTGTCAAGCTGCATGCCGAGCAGTTGTCGAACATGGAAGGCGCGGCATTGGCGGCGCAGTACGGCGCCCTGTCTTGCGACCATATCGAGCATTTGTCCGAGCACGGCATTGCCGAAATGAAGGCCGCCGGCACCGTGGCCGTGCTGCTGCCCGGCGCTTTTTATACGCTGCGCGACACCAAAGTGCCGCCGATTGACGCTTTGAGAGCCGCCAAGGTGCCGATGGCCGTTTCTACGGATCACAATCCCGGCACGTCTCCGTGTTTGAGTCTGCTGCTGATGGCCAATATGGCCTGCACGCTGTTTCGCCTGACCGTGCCCGAGGCACTGGCCGGCATCACCACCCATGCGGCGCAGGCCCTGGGTCTGCAGCATGAGCAAGGCCTGATCGCCGCCCAGCGCCCGGCCAACTTCGTGTTGTGGCCGGTGCAACATGCGGCCGAGCTGGCCTACTGGTTTGGCAGCAAGCCCCGCTGTACCATCGTGCGACAAGGCAAGGTATTTGCACCGGCAAAGGCTTGA
- a CDS encoding cytosine permease, whose amino-acid sequence MSNQSTATGLASHVETRTIDMVPESERHGTPHSQMTLWFGANLQITAVVDGALAVVFGAEAMTAIIGLLIGNILGGIVMALHSAQGPRLGLPQMISSRVQFGVKGAALPLLLVILMYLGFAATGTVLSGQAINRMLGVETPYVGILIFGGLTAFVAVVGYKLIHTVGRIATVIGILGFGYLAWQLFHQYDVATAFGQKPFTWATLLLSMALSAGWQMTFAPYVADYSRYLPSNTSVSSSFWNTFLGSTIGAQLAMTFGVLVAALGGNFLKNQVGFMGELAGPLAVLIYLVIVSGKLTVNCLNAYGGFMSILTTASGFNAKKQFSPTTRVVYIVGFVMLSMLVALLASSDFLNNFKNFVLLLLAVFVPWSAVNLVDYYLVSKEKVDIPALYSAEGRYGAYNWVALGCYVMGVVIQIPFLNQAMYKGPIAVALHGADISWIVSLVVTSLVYYPLAKRSMKVPAQMIYPTPAAAPAAASRASELRTSLA is encoded by the coding sequence ATGAGCAATCAATCAACCGCAACGGGGCTGGCGAGCCATGTGGAGACCCGGACCATAGACATGGTTCCGGAGTCGGAACGCCACGGCACGCCGCACAGCCAGATGACGCTCTGGTTCGGCGCCAATCTGCAGATCACCGCCGTGGTCGATGGCGCACTGGCCGTGGTGTTTGGCGCCGAGGCCATGACGGCCATCATCGGCCTGCTGATAGGCAACATCCTGGGCGGCATCGTCATGGCACTGCACTCCGCCCAAGGCCCGCGCCTGGGTCTGCCGCAGATGATCTCCAGCCGGGTGCAGTTCGGCGTCAAGGGTGCAGCCCTGCCGCTGCTGCTGGTGATCCTGATGTATCTGGGCTTTGCCGCCACGGGCACCGTGCTTTCGGGCCAGGCCATCAACCGCATGCTGGGGGTGGAGACGCCCTATGTCGGCATCCTGATCTTCGGCGGCCTGACGGCTTTCGTCGCCGTCGTGGGCTACAAGCTGATCCACACCGTGGGCCGTATCGCCACCGTGATCGGCATCCTGGGCTTTGGCTACCTGGCCTGGCAGCTGTTCCACCAGTACGACGTGGCCACCGCCTTTGGTCAAAAGCCTTTCACCTGGGCCACCTTGCTGCTGAGCATGGCGCTGTCGGCCGGTTGGCAGATGACGTTTGCGCCCTATGTGGCCGACTATTCTCGCTACCTGCCTTCCAACACCTCGGTGTCCTCCTCGTTCTGGAACACCTTCCTGGGCAGCACCATCGGTGCTCAGCTGGCCATGACTTTTGGCGTGCTGGTGGCGGCCCTGGGCGGCAACTTCCTGAAGAACCAGGTCGGTTTCATGGGCGAACTGGCCGGCCCGCTGGCGGTGCTCATCTATCTGGTTATCGTCAGCGGCAAGCTGACAGTGAACTGCCTGAACGCCTATGGCGGCTTCATGAGCATTCTGACCACGGCCAGCGGCTTCAACGCCAAGAAACAGTTCTCGCCCACCACCCGTGTGGTCTACATCGTCGGCTTTGTGATGCTGTCCATGCTGGTGGCCTTGCTGGCCAGTTCGGACTTCCTGAACAATTTCAAGAATTTCGTGCTGCTGCTGCTGGCCGTGTTCGTGCCATGGAGCGCGGTCAATCTGGTGGACTACTACCTGGTCTCCAAGGAAAAAGTGGACATCCCTGCGCTGTACTCCGCCGAAGGCCGCTACGGCGCCTACAACTGGGTCGCCCTGGGCTGCTATGTGATGGGTGTCGTGATTCAGATTCCCTTTCTGAACCAGGCCATGTACAAAGGTCCCATCGCCGTGGCATTGCATGGTGCCGACATCTCCTGGATCGTGAGCTTGGTGGTGACCTCGCTGGTGTACTACCCCCTGGCCAAGCGCAGCATGAAAGTGCCGGCACAGATGATTTACCCAACGCCGGCAGCCGCGCCCGCCGCCGCTTCCCGCGCCTCCGAACTCCGAACCTCTCTGGCCTGA
- the hutC gene encoding histidine utilization repressor, with translation MSRTPSTAVVAAATPAFQRIKDHVLQQIQSGQWQQGQAIPSEAALARQFNVARMTVNRALRELSDEQTLNRVQGSGTFVAQQKYQSTLVQLRNIADEISARGHQHRGQLQRLERYKADAALLRQFELTAAQQQLFHSVVVHFENDVPIQVEDRYVNPAVAPDYMAQDFGSQTPNAYLTRVAPLQGVQYAIEASMPGPEVAELLRMEITEPCLVLRRCTRSQGQVASVSALWHPASRYQFTGSF, from the coding sequence ATGTCTCGCACCCCAAGTACAGCCGTCGTTGCCGCGGCAACACCGGCCTTTCAGCGCATCAAAGACCATGTGCTGCAACAGATTCAGAGCGGCCAGTGGCAGCAGGGACAGGCCATTCCCAGCGAGGCGGCTCTGGCCAGGCAATTCAATGTGGCGCGCATGACGGTGAACCGCGCCCTGCGCGAACTCAGCGACGAGCAGACGCTGAATCGCGTGCAGGGCTCGGGCACGTTTGTGGCGCAGCAGAAATACCAGTCCACGCTGGTGCAGCTGCGCAATATTGCGGATGAGATTTCCGCTCGCGGCCATCAGCATCGGGGCCAGTTGCAGCGGCTGGAGCGCTACAAGGCCGATGCGGCGCTGCTGCGCCAGTTCGAGTTGACGGCGGCGCAGCAGCAGCTGTTCCACTCGGTGGTGGTGCACTTTGAAAACGATGTGCCGATACAGGTGGAGGACCGTTATGTGAACCCGGCGGTGGCGCCTGATTACATGGCCCAGGATTTCGGTAGCCAGACGCCTAATGCCTATCTGACGCGCGTGGCCCCGCTGCAGGGTGTGCAATACGCCATAGAGGCCAGCATGCCCGGCCCCGAAGTGGCCGAGCTGCTGCGCATGGAGATCACCGAACCCTGTCTGGTGCTGCGCCGGTGCACGCGCTCGCAAGGCCAGGTAGCCTCGGTGTCGGCCCTGTGGCATCCGGCGTCGCGCTACCAATTCACCGGTAGTTTTTAA
- a CDS encoding homocysteine S-methyltransferase family protein, which yields MSQPQNLPVYTRAQELPATLAKRLVILDGAMGTMIQRFKLGEAQYRGEGFSGVDGAGERFKDFAYDVKGNNELLSITRPDVIRDIHEKYLAAGADLIETNTFGATTIAQEDYHMADLAYEMNLKSAQLARAACDKYSTPEHKRYVAGALGPTPKTASISPDVNDPGARNVTFESLRQAYLEQTLALIEGGSDVILVETIFDTLNAKAALFAVDEAFEQTGQILPIMISGTVTDASGRILSGQTVTAFWHSVRHANPLSIGLNCALGATLMRPYVQELNKAAPDTFISCYPNAGLPNPMSDTGFDETPEITSRLVHEFAAEGLVNIVGGCCGTTPDHIGAIAKAVQTTTTRKLFYPAEA from the coding sequence ATGAGCCAGCCGCAAAACCTTCCTGTGTACACCCGGGCCCAAGAGCTGCCCGCCACTCTTGCCAAGCGCCTTGTCATTCTGGACGGTGCCATGGGCACCATGATTCAGCGCTTCAAGCTGGGCGAGGCCCAGTACCGTGGCGAGGGCTTCAGCGGCGTCGATGGCGCGGGCGAGCGCTTCAAGGACTTTGCCTATGACGTGAAGGGCAACAACGAGCTGCTGTCCATCACCCGCCCGGACGTGATCCGCGACATTCACGAAAAATACCTGGCCGCCGGAGCCGACCTGATCGAAACCAATACCTTTGGTGCGACCACGATTGCGCAGGAGGACTATCACATGGCCGATCTGGCCTATGAAATGAACCTCAAAAGCGCCCAGCTGGCCCGCGCCGCCTGCGACAAATACAGCACGCCCGAACACAAGCGCTATGTGGCCGGTGCCCTGGGCCCCACGCCCAAGACCGCCTCCATCAGCCCCGATGTGAACGACCCCGGTGCGCGCAACGTGACTTTTGAATCGCTGCGCCAGGCCTATCTGGAACAGACGCTGGCCCTCATCGAAGGCGGCTCCGACGTGATTCTGGTCGAGACCATTTTCGACACCCTCAACGCCAAGGCCGCCCTGTTTGCCGTGGACGAAGCCTTCGAGCAGACCGGCCAGATCCTGCCCATCATGATCAGCGGCACGGTGACCGACGCCTCGGGCCGCATTCTGTCGGGTCAGACCGTGACCGCCTTCTGGCACAGCGTGCGCCATGCCAACCCGCTGTCCATAGGCCTGAACTGCGCCCTGGGTGCCACGCTGATGCGCCCCTATGTGCAGGAGCTGAACAAGGCAGCGCCCGATACCTTCATCAGCTGCTACCCCAATGCCGGTCTGCCCAACCCCATGAGCGACACCGGATTTGATGAAACGCCCGAGATCACCAGCCGTCTGGTGCATGAGTTTGCAGCCGAAGGCCTGGTCAACATCGTGGGCGGCTGCTGCGGCACCACGCCCGATCACATCGGTGCCATTGCCAAGGCGGTGCAAACCACCACCACGCGCAAGCTCTTCTATCCGGCTGAAGCCTGA
- a CDS encoding FAD-binding oxidoreductase, translating into MSREQFLEQLISTLGADVAQRGAEVPERFWTDWSGTPPVQPLALVRPRSTEDVSALLRLCSQHRVAVVPQGGLTGLAGAAVPAQDAVAVSLERMNTIEEVNAQTGLMQVQAGVTLQTVQEAAVNVGMVFGVDLGARGSCQIGGNVSTNAGGNGVLQHGMMRDQVLGLEVVLADGSVLPMLRPMIKNNTGYDLKQFFIGAEGTLGIVTRVLLRLRPAPQATATTLVAMPDFDSALAVLKRMQSRFGNSVAAYELMWDSFVQASLSWLKLGAPFAERHPLLALINVDGKDEAQLQSEVQEVLEQAMEAGEVLDAIVAQSVAQAQTLWKLREAPAELNNHMHPAINFDVSLPQADIGRFADACEAAFTARWPGKHSLYFGHVGDGNLHVSVDGKTVNGECDAVEEELYDLVAAFKGSVSAEHGIGLHKKPYLYASRTPQELAAMRAIKLALDPLSLMNPGKVF; encoded by the coding sequence ATGTCCCGCGAACAATTTCTTGAGCAACTGATTTCCACCCTGGGCGCCGATGTGGCGCAGCGCGGCGCCGAAGTGCCCGAGCGCTTCTGGACCGACTGGAGCGGCACGCCGCCCGTGCAGCCCCTGGCCCTGGTGCGCCCGCGCAGCACCGAGGACGTGAGCGCGCTGCTGCGCCTGTGCAGCCAGCACCGGGTGGCGGTCGTGCCCCAGGGCGGCCTCACCGGTCTAGCTGGCGCGGCCGTGCCCGCGCAAGACGCGGTGGCAGTGTCTCTGGAGCGCATGAACACCATTGAGGAAGTCAATGCACAGACTGGCCTGATGCAGGTGCAGGCTGGCGTCACCCTGCAGACCGTGCAGGAAGCCGCCGTCAATGTCGGCATGGTGTTTGGCGTGGATCTGGGTGCGCGCGGCAGCTGCCAGATTGGCGGCAATGTCTCCACCAACGCCGGCGGCAACGGCGTGTTGCAGCACGGCATGATGCGCGATCAGGTGCTGGGCCTGGAAGTGGTGCTGGCCGATGGCAGCGTGCTGCCCATGCTGCGCCCCATGATCAAGAACAACACCGGCTACGACCTCAAGCAGTTCTTCATAGGCGCCGAAGGCACGCTGGGCATCGTCACCCGCGTGCTGCTGCGCCTGCGTCCCGCCCCTCAGGCCACGGCAACCACGCTCGTGGCCATGCCCGACTTCGATTCGGCCCTGGCCGTGCTCAAGCGCATGCAATCGCGCTTCGGCAACAGCGTGGCCGCCTATGAGCTGATGTGGGACAGCTTTGTCCAGGCCTCTCTGTCCTGGCTCAAGCTCGGCGCGCCGTTTGCCGAACGCCACCCCCTGCTGGCCTTGATCAATGTCGATGGCAAGGACGAAGCCCAGCTGCAGTCCGAAGTGCAGGAAGTGCTGGAGCAGGCCATGGAGGCCGGCGAGGTGCTGGACGCCATCGTCGCCCAGTCCGTGGCCCAGGCCCAGACGCTGTGGAAGCTGCGCGAGGCCCCCGCCGAGCTCAACAACCACATGCACCCGGCCATCAACTTTGATGTGAGCCTGCCCCAGGCCGATATCGGCCGCTTTGCCGATGCCTGCGAGGCCGCGTTCACGGCCCGCTGGCCCGGCAAGCATTCCCTGTATTTCGGCCATGTGGGCGACGGCAATCTGCATGTCTCCGTCGACGGCAAGACCGTCAACGGCGAATGCGATGCCGTCGAGGAAGAGCTGTACGACCTGGTCGCCGCCTTCAAGGGCAGCGTCTCGGCCGAGCACGGCATAGGTCTGCACAAAAAACCGTATCTGTATGCCAGCCGCACGCCCCAAGAGCTGGCTGCCATGCGCGCCATCAAGCTGGCGCTCGATCCCTTGTCGCTGATGAACCCCGGAAAGGTGTTCTAG